One genomic region from Terriglobus aquaticus encodes:
- the rpsO gene encoding 30S ribosomal protein S15, which translates to MLASQKKNDIIAKFRTHESDTGSPEVQIAILSERIGELTEHFKTHKKDHGSRRGLLMLVSKRRSLLDYLKKNDSDRYREVIGKLGIRK; encoded by the coding sequence GTGTTGGCAAGCCAGAAGAAAAACGACATTATCGCGAAGTTCCGGACGCACGAGTCCGATACGGGCAGCCCCGAAGTGCAGATCGCTATCCTGAGCGAGCGCATCGGTGAGTTGACGGAGCATTTCAAGACGCACAAGAAGGATCATGGATCGCGCCGCGGCCTGTTGATGCTGGTGAGCAAGCGCCGCAGCCTGTTGGATTACCTGAAGAAGAACGATTCCGATCGCTACCGCGAAGTTATCGGCAAGCTCGGCATCCGCAAGTAA